A part of Helicobacter fennelliae genomic DNA contains:
- a CDS encoding ATP-grasp fold amidoligase family protein, protein MDSVSLDSKHSQSLDSVSYSNHLDSKNLDSVSNLSDSNSLDSINLHSIDSATLSLLFMPIDDIQDKLFETNTCEFLPKIYGIYKNVEEIDFTHLPQSFVLKTNHDCGGVVLVQDKDEFLNNKKVFQESMDKLRKHLNTNYYTKTREWHYDNIEPRVFVEEMLGENLSDYRFHCFGGDISFIQIANSSHTTNDIFNTKWQHLPMHYLNPPSQTKISKPNKLSDMLNIAHTLSLPINYVRVDLYVIKNKIFVGELTFTPNGGTAKFTPQEWDKTLGDLWQ, encoded by the coding sequence TTGGATTCTGTTAGTTTAGATTCTAAGCATTCTCAATCTCTTGATTCTGTTTCTTATTCTAATCATTTAGATTCTAAAAATTTAGATTCTGTTTCAAATCTTTCAGATTCTAATTCCTTAGATTCTATTAATTTGCATTCCATAGATTCTGCAACTCTTTCTTTACTCTTTATGCCTATTGATGATATACAAGACAAACTCTTTGAGACAAATACTTGTGAGTTTTTGCCAAAGATTTATGGAATCTATAAGAATGTAGAAGAGATTGATTTTACACATCTTCCACAAAGCTTTGTTTTAAAAACAAATCATGATTGTGGAGGAGTAGTCTTAGTGCAAGATAAAGATGAGTTTTTAAATAATAAAAAAGTATTTCAAGAATCTATGGATAAATTAAGAAAACATTTAAATACAAATTATTATACAAAGACTAGAGAGTGGCATTATGATAATATAGAGCCTAGAGTATTTGTGGAGGAGATGCTTGGGGAGAATTTGAGTGATTATAGATTCCATTGTTTTGGTGGAGATATTAGCTTTATTCAAATTGCAAATTCCTCTCACACCACAAATGATATATTTAACACCAAATGGCAACACCTTCCTATGCACTATCTCAATCCGCCAAGCCAAACAAAAATCTCAAAGCCAAATAAGCTTAGTGATATGCTAAATATCGCCCATACATTATCTTTGCCTATTAATTATGTGCGAGTGGATTTGTATGTAATCAAAAATAAAATTTTTGTAGGCGAGCTTACTTTTACTCCAAATGGTGGGACAGCAAAATTCACTCCACAGGAATGGGATAAAACTTTGGGGGATTTGTGGCAATGA
- the mnmA gene encoding tRNA 2-thiouridine(34) synthase MnmA, whose protein sequence is MKVALLMSGGVDSSYSAYLLKSSGYEVLGIYLKLHDKEDKHEMFIRNCQKVSQNLDFPFMVIDAKKEFKEIVYDYFVQSYKNGETPNPCALCNPNMKFGLALQKALELNCDKIATGHYAKIKQVDGKNKIARAVDLSKDQSYFLYAISQEAIDRLIFPLGDMLKSDVKPKAFEVMPWLGSLETYKESQEICFVETDYIDILKKHTKVENPGIVKNAKGEIVGEHKGYMQYTIGKRKGFSVKGAHEPHFVLDINPKNNEIVVGTKQELAKLLVQANNISLPKDFDGKECDIKIRYRSEPTKALIQIQDDKIIAKLKEPVFGVAKGQALVVYEQDCVLGGGVIQ, encoded by the coding sequence ATGAAAGTTGCGTTATTAATGAGCGGGGGAGTAGATAGCTCCTACTCAGCTTATTTACTCAAATCCAGTGGCTACGAAGTTTTGGGAATCTATCTCAAACTTCACGACAAAGAAGACAAGCATGAGATGTTTATACGAAATTGTCAAAAAGTCTCCCAGAATCTAGATTTTCCATTTATGGTGATAGATGCAAAAAAAGAATTCAAAGAAATCGTTTATGACTACTTTGTCCAATCCTACAAAAACGGCGAGACCCCAAATCCTTGCGCACTATGTAATCCAAATATGAAATTTGGCTTAGCATTGCAAAAAGCCCTAGAGCTTAACTGCGATAAAATCGCTACAGGGCATTATGCCAAAATCAAACAAGTTGATGGCAAAAACAAAATCGCGCGCGCAGTGGATCTTAGCAAAGATCAGAGTTATTTTTTGTATGCGATCTCGCAAGAAGCCATTGATAGGCTGATTTTTCCATTAGGCGATATGCTCAAAAGCGATGTGAAGCCAAAGGCATTTGAAGTTATGCCGTGGCTTGGAAGTTTAGAGACTTACAAAGAAAGCCAAGAAATCTGCTTTGTTGAGACGGATTATATCGACATTCTCAAAAAGCACACAAAAGTAGAAAATCCCGGAATCGTCAAAAACGCCAAAGGCGAAATCGTAGGCGAGCACAAAGGCTATATGCAATACACCATCGGAAAGCGCAAAGGCTTTAGCGTCAAAGGCGCGCATGAGCCACACTTTGTGCTTGATATCAACCCAAAAAACAATGAAATTGTAGTTGGCACAAAGCAAGAGCTAGCAAAACTTTTGGTGCAAGCAAACAATATAAGCTTGCCAAAAGACTTTGATGGCAAAGAATGCGACATCAAAATCCGATACCGATCAGAGCCGACAAAAGCACTCATACAAATCCAAGATGACAAAATCATAGCCAAACTCAAAGAGCCGGTATTTGGCGTGGCAAAAGGACAGGCTTTGGTCGTGTATGAGCAAGATTGCGTGCTTGGCGGAGGCGTGATCCAGTAG
- a CDS encoding thioredoxin family protein — MNTTLLYRVAILAILAIFIGCDTKQTPKQSDQNTDSTESTISTSISHTQTTQDSAIDSTRQNSTTQDPLSTHEILPNPESSQTTTQNSHLDLAKDLPEIFLPNAEISSNDKPILIVFGADMCQACANLKDSIEHSPALQELLSHYFSSYFVNLSTQKDYNLKLESVQQHFKHHQLREFFLIQATPSFVFLDSSGKELFRYIGAMTKSQLNITLNFLKNKNNQTLTKEQIAQNLSDLYAKNN, encoded by the coding sequence ATGAATACAACTCTTTTATATCGCGTCGCGATCTTGGCAATTTTAGCAATCTTTATAGGCTGTGATACAAAACAAACCCCCAAACAATCCGACCAAAACACAGATTCCACAGAATCTACAATATCCACAAGCATATCTCACACGCAAACCACACAAGATTCTGCCATAGATTCTACTAGGCAAAATTCCACCACGCAAGATCCCTTAAGCACACATGAGATTCTGCCAAACCCAGAATCTAGCCAAACAACTACGCAAAATAGCCATTTGGATTTAGCCAAAGATTTACCAGAGATTTTTTTGCCAAATGCAGAGATTTCCTCAAATGACAAACCTATACTCATTGTCTTTGGTGCGGATATGTGCCAAGCCTGCGCAAATCTCAAAGATTCCATAGAGCATTCACCTGCCCTCCAAGAACTTTTGTCGCATTATTTTTCATCATATTTTGTCAATCTCTCCACCCAAAAAGACTACAATCTCAAGCTAGAATCCGTGCAACAGCATTTCAAACACCACCAATTACGTGAGTTTTTTCTTATCCAAGCTACGCCGAGTTTTGTATTTTTAGATTCTAGTGGCAAAGAGCTTTTTCGCTACATCGGCGCGATGACTAAATCCCAGCTTAATATCACACTCAATTTTCTCAAAAACAAAAACAACCAAACCCTCACAAAAGAGCAAATTGCACAAAATCTTAGCGATCTATATGCCAAAAACAATTAA
- a CDS encoding pyridoxine 5'-phosphate synthase, whose protein sequence is MQLGLNIDHIATLRQARKIAQPDPLEAVFVAANCGVDQITIHLREDRRHIQDEDVRSIIKHSPLPINVECACDVNIVEFLCALKPFKITLVPEKREEITTEGGLNMNTPHLKDIIKEFHKNHIKVATFIDPNEQSLLLSKEFNANGVELHTGEYANISAMLYSSLRTHTNKIQSLDLSQTELERQLEVTITALQTYANKANELKLGVFAGHGLNYQNVQTIAKIPHITELNIGHSIIARAVIVGLESAICQMQKLLL, encoded by the coding sequence ATGCAATTAGGACTCAACATCGATCATATCGCGACATTACGACAAGCTAGAAAAATCGCCCAGCCCGATCCGCTAGAAGCGGTATTTGTCGCTGCAAATTGTGGAGTGGATCAGATCACTATACATTTGCGAGAAGACAGAAGACATATCCAAGATGAAGATGTGAGAAGTATTATAAAGCATTCGCCCCTGCCTATCAATGTAGAGTGTGCATGCGATGTAAATATAGTTGAGTTTTTGTGTGCGCTCAAACCATTCAAAATCACCCTTGTGCCAGAAAAACGAGAAGAAATCACCACAGAAGGCGGGCTTAATATGAATACACCGCACCTCAAAGACATCATCAAAGAATTTCACAAAAACCACATCAAAGTCGCGACTTTTATCGATCCTAACGAGCAGTCTTTGCTTCTTTCTAAAGAATTTAATGCCAATGGAGTTGAACTTCACACAGGCGAGTATGCCAATATCTCTGCTATGTTGTATTCTTCGCTTCGGACACATACAAACAAAATCCAATCGCTTGATCTCTCACAAACAGAGCTTGAAAGGCAGCTTGAAGTTACGATTACTGCCCTCCAAACTTACGCAAACAAAGCAAATGAGCTTAAATTAGGTGTATTTGCCGGACATGGATTAAATTATCAAAATGTCCAAACAATCGCTAAGATTCCACATATCACAGAGCTAAATATCGGGCATAGCATTATCGCGCGAGCAGTTATTGTCGGGCTAGAATCTGCGATTTGCCAAATGCAAAAATTATTACTTTAA
- a CDS encoding APC family permease, translating to MMKTSNIIFLCVGCIIGWGAFILPGELFLKIGLINTFIGLGIGATLVGLIARNYVYVLSKFPQVGGEFIFTLNTLGKKHGFICGWFLSLAYLCIIPLNATAASLVIDYFGLDFLHIMPMYRIHETTIYFGDILISLASIFVIGAINALNIRIVFGFQKIFTLILCGSVLLFFGIMSADGVSYQNLHTYSFDFSLHSIFIVIAISPWLFLGFDCGIQIVQDIKYNKNRFWIFTIISIFIGFLLYTMMICITAFGIPKAELSLYQWATGESVYRYFGVIGSIILTFGIIGAIASGINGFFITTNKVLYAITLHHILPRFFLKLNRHNIAHRITIGIMLASAIMPFFGRKALLYVVDMASIGIVIAFLYVNIITFMLKYKENHKYDILAIIGIAISIFFFLLLFLPFSPSVLKLPSIIALVIWIFLGIVFYYSSTKTFVVHND from the coding sequence ATGATGAAAACTTCAAATATTATATTTTTATGTGTTGGTTGCATTATCGGTTGGGGTGCATTTATATTGCCCGGAGAATTGTTTTTAAAAATTGGCTTAATAAACACATTTATCGGGCTTGGAATTGGAGCTACACTCGTTGGGCTTATTGCGCGTAATTATGTCTATGTGCTTTCTAAATTTCCACAAGTTGGAGGGGAATTCATCTTTACTCTAAATACCCTAGGCAAAAAACATGGATTTATTTGTGGCTGGTTTTTGAGCCTTGCTTATTTGTGTATCATACCACTAAATGCAACAGCAGCATCTTTGGTGATTGATTATTTTGGGCTTGATTTTTTACACATTATGCCAATGTATCGCATCCATGAGACAACAATATATTTTGGTGATATTTTAATTTCGCTTGCAAGTATTTTTGTCATCGGGGCTATTAATGCCTTAAATATTCGTATTGTGTTTGGATTTCAAAAAATCTTTACGCTTATTTTGTGTGGAAGTGTTTTGTTATTTTTTGGGATAATGAGTGCAGATGGAGTATCATATCAAAATCTACACACATATTCTTTTGATTTTTCGCTTCATTCTATTTTTATCGTTATTGCTATATCACCTTGGCTTTTTTTAGGGTTTGATTGCGGAATCCAAATCGTGCAAGATATAAAATATAACAAAAATAGATTCTGGATTTTTACTATCATATCAATTTTTATTGGCTTTTTACTTTATACAATGATGATTTGCATTACTGCATTTGGTATTCCTAAAGCAGAATTATCTCTCTATCAATGGGCTACTGGAGAGAGTGTCTATCGATATTTTGGCGTGATTGGAAGTATTATTTTGACATTTGGGATTATAGGTGCTATTGCGAGCGGGATAAATGGATTTTTTATCACTACAAATAAAGTTCTCTATGCTATAACTTTACACCATATCCTGCCACGATTTTTCCTAAAACTTAACCGCCACAACATTGCACACAGAATCACCATAGGCATAATGCTTGCTTCAGCTATCATGCCATTTTTTGGGAGAAAGGCTTTGCTCTATGTTGTCGATATGGCTTCTATCGGTATTGTCATCGCCTTTTTGTATGTCAATATCATTACCTTTATGCTCAAATACAAAGAAAATCACAAATACGATATATTGGCTATCATTGGAATTGCGATAAGTATATTTTTCTTTTTGCTTTTGTTTTTGCCATTTTCACCAAGTGTGCTTAAGCTTCCATCTATCATCGCTCTTGTGATTTGGATTTTTTTGGGGATTGTTTTTTATTATAGTTCGACAAAAACTTTTGTTGTTCATAATGATTGA
- a CDS encoding anthranilate synthase component II, producing the protein MKLLLIDNYDSFTYNIYYYLYELGIKPQVCKNDFAKSLQEVRDFVDSFDYIVISPGFGSPKDSGLSIPIIQAFAPHKKILGVCLGHQCIATAFGGKVEKMPTPMHAKSTSCFFTPNALCNGISSPFQVALYHSLFVSELGECQELGFAHIKGLKIPMILKHKHYQTYGVQFHPESILGHNGKMILKNFLAL; encoded by the coding sequence ATGAAACTCCTACTAATCGATAATTACGACTCTTTTACTTATAATATTTATTATTATTTGTATGAGCTTGGTATCAAGCCACAAGTATGCAAAAACGATTTTGCCAAAAGCTTGCAGGAGGTGAGGGATTTTGTCGATTCATTTGATTATATTGTGATTTCTCCGGGCTTTGGAAGCCCCAAAGATTCTGGGCTAAGCATTCCTATCATTCAGGCATTTGCCCCGCACAAAAAGATTCTAGGTGTGTGTTTAGGACATCAATGTATCGCCACAGCTTTTGGTGGCAAAGTAGAAAAAATGCCAACGCCAATGCACGCCAAAAGCACTTCTTGCTTTTTTACGCCAAATGCGCTTTGCAATGGGATTTCTTCGCCATTTCAAGTTGCTTTGTATCATTCGCTTTTTGTGAGTGAGCTTGGGGAGTGTCAAGAGCTTGGATTTGCGCATATCAAAGGCTTAAAAATTCCGATGATTCTCAAGCACAAACACTACCAAACCTATGGCGTGCAATTCCACCCAGAATCTATTTTGGGACACAATGGCAAGATGATTCTAAAAAATTTCCTAGCCCTCTAA
- a CDS encoding bifunctional anthranilate synthase component I family protein/class IV aminotransferase: MFIFGKYIYLNPVRTITSFDDIESAFFELEQWQKEQPQEKQSQKKSQQHKEHGFWVGYISYEAKDTFHSQKPKSSPSSMLTPMLSSTPPMPIFEFTLFKERKRFTPQFLHSSQSLPPLPHFYPNLIAPLDYERYKRDFAYIKQQLARGNSYQVNYTQELAFSTHCDGLEIFTNLLYTQDTPYKAYLKTKFVEIISFSPELFFKLNHDTITLQPMKGTIKRGKTPAKDAHYKTTLQNDEKNKSENMMIVDLLRNDISQIALPHTLQIQNLCTIHTYPTLHQMISTLKAKLPQCRLYDIFKALFPCGSITGAPKKSTMEIIQSLEKRERGVYCGSIGVISKDEAIFSVPIRTLVRRYNEAFYRYGVGSGIVWDSRAKQEFQELKLKTHFLFTSNHNMPPSTQTQKKQAKSQNLKLQCTTLQKPRFQDFKLQDFRLQKFKLIETMLFQNGRVFLLYKHLNRLAKSARALDFETKHIAPLLHSLTMPTLPKIRNFLDFMPLSLKELWQNLPIDFMRQHNLKASQQAQILRINLDKKGRIYTQILPLHTSTAKQQIRLSTHTLNPHNDLLYHKTTMRDHFYTDNTSCGHLLFDEYVFDTIFANTNGEICEGSRSNIIITNNTQLFTPSAQSGLLCGTFRELLLECNIIKEKIITIDELHSAEQIFCINSVRGITPVFLHSQPTSESMQKSMPESTLDSTLESIRESTHKPHKNPQNLHQNPKKKRDETPTNR, from the coding sequence ATGTTTATTTTTGGCAAATACATATATCTCAACCCTGTGCGCACGATCACATCTTTTGATGATATAGAATCTGCTTTTTTTGAGCTAGAGCAATGGCAAAAAGAGCAACCACAAGAAAAACAATCACAAAAGAAGTCGCAACAACACAAAGAGCATGGCTTTTGGGTCGGGTATATTAGCTATGAGGCAAAAGATACATTTCATAGCCAAAAGCCAAAATCTAGCCCTTCATCAATGCTTACACCAATGCTTTCATCAACGCCACCAATGCCTATTTTTGAATTCACACTTTTCAAAGAGCGCAAGAGATTCACCCCACAATTCTTGCACTCATCACAATCTCTGCCTCCTTTGCCTCATTTTTATCCAAATCTCATTGCGCCACTTGATTATGAACGTTACAAGAGGGATTTTGCATATATCAAACAACAACTTGCGCGTGGCAATAGCTATCAAGTCAATTACACGCAAGAGCTTGCCTTTAGCACGCATTGCGATGGGCTAGAGATTTTTACAAATCTCCTCTACACCCAAGATACCCCATACAAAGCCTATCTCAAAACAAAATTTGTAGAGATTATCTCTTTTTCACCAGAGCTATTTTTTAAACTCAATCACGACACAATCACCCTCCAACCAATGAAAGGCACGATAAAAAGAGGCAAAACGCCAGCCAAAGACGCGCATTATAAAACCACTCTCCAAAATGATGAAAAAAACAAAAGTGAAAATATGATGATTGTGGATTTATTACGCAATGATATAAGCCAAATCGCCCTACCACACACTTTACAAATCCAGAATCTTTGCACAATCCACACCTACCCAACCCTCCACCAAATGATCTCAACCCTCAAAGCAAAACTACCACAATGCCGACTTTATGATATTTTTAAAGCCCTTTTTCCGTGCGGATCAATCACAGGCGCACCCAAAAAATCCACAATGGAGATTATCCAAAGCCTCGAAAAAAGAGAACGTGGCGTGTATTGCGGAAGTATCGGGGTAATCAGCAAAGATGAAGCGATCTTTAGCGTGCCTATCCGCACATTAGTGCGTCGCTATAATGAGGCATTCTATCGTTATGGCGTTGGAAGCGGGATTGTTTGGGATTCTAGAGCGAAGCAAGAATTCCAAGAGCTCAAACTCAAAACACATTTTTTATTTACATCAAATCACAACATGCCACCAAGCACCCAAACACAGAAAAAACAAGCCAAATCACAAAATCTAAAATTACAATGCACGACTTTACAAAAGCCTAGATTTCAAGATTTTAAACTTCAAGATTTTAGACTTCAAAAATTCAAACTTATAGAAACTATGCTTTTTCAAAATGGGCGCGTTTTTTTGCTCTATAAACATCTCAATCGCCTTGCAAAAAGCGCGCGTGCATTGGATTTTGAGACAAAGCATATTGCGCCTTTGCTCCACTCTCTTACTATGCCAACTCTTCCAAAAATACGCAATTTTTTAGATTTTATGCCTTTATCACTTAAAGAGCTTTGGCAGAATCTACCCATAGATTTTATGCGACAACACAACCTCAAAGCCTCGCAACAAGCGCAGATTCTGCGTATAAATCTAGACAAAAAAGGCAGAATCTATACACAGATTTTGCCACTTCACACAAGCACAGCAAAGCAGCAAATCCGCCTCTCTACGCACACACTCAATCCGCATAACGACTTGCTCTATCACAAAACCACCATGCGAGATCATTTTTACACAGATAACACTTCATGCGGGCATTTGCTTTTTGATGAGTATGTGTTTGATACTATTTTTGCCAATACAAATGGCGAAATCTGCGAAGGTTCACGAAGCAATATTATCATCACAAACAATACCCAACTCTTCACTCCTAGCGCACAAAGCGGGCTTTTGTGCGGGACTTTTCGCGAACTTTTGCTTGAATGTAACATCATCAAAGAAAAAATCATCACCATAGATGAGCTACACAGCGCAGAGCAAATCTTTTGTATCAACTCTGTGCGCGGGATCACACCTGTTTTTTTGCATAGCCAGCCGACATCAGAATCCATGCAAAAATCTATGCCAGAATCCACATTAGATTCTACGCTAGAATCCATACGAGAATCTACACACAAGCCACACAAAAATCCGCAAAATCTACACCAAAATCCAAAAAAGAAGCGCGATGAAACTCCTACTAATCGATAA